One Desulfobulbus propionicus DSM 2032 DNA segment encodes these proteins:
- a CDS encoding amino acid ABC transporter ATP-binding protein, whose amino-acid sequence MITDTTPILRVDNISKCFGATCILKGVSLSLRKGEIKVLIGPSGGGKSTLLQCINCLVHPDSGEIHLGDERIDLHRKADLYRLRQEVGMIFQEFNLFDHLTALDNITIALRKVKKIGKQEAETRARLELEQVGLADKADLYPAQLSGGQKQRVAIARALAMDPKALLLDEPTSALDPELIGEVIAVIRALAAKGMTMIMATHQISLIATLADEILFMEGGVIVEQGSPAQLLAPGSRSKSQGFCDRLNDLADGTY is encoded by the coding sequence ATGATCACCGACACCACCCCCATCCTCCGGGTCGACAACATCTCCAAATGCTTCGGCGCCACCTGCATTCTCAAGGGCGTCAGCCTGAGCCTGCGCAAGGGCGAAATCAAGGTGCTGATCGGCCCCTCGGGCGGCGGCAAATCCACCCTGTTGCAGTGCATCAACTGCCTGGTGCATCCGGATTCGGGCGAGATTCATCTCGGCGACGAGCGGATCGATCTGCACCGCAAGGCCGATCTCTATCGGCTGCGCCAGGAGGTGGGCATGATCTTTCAGGAATTCAACCTCTTTGATCACCTCACCGCCCTGGACAACATCACCATTGCCCTGCGCAAGGTGAAAAAAATCGGCAAACAGGAGGCCGAAACCCGCGCCCGGTTGGAGTTGGAGCAGGTGGGATTGGCCGACAAGGCCGATCTTTATCCGGCCCAGCTGAGCGGCGGCCAAAAACAGCGGGTGGCCATTGCCCGCGCCCTGGCCATGGACCCCAAGGCCCTGTTGCTCGACGAGCCGACCTCGGCCCTGGACCCGGAGCTGATCGGCGAGGTGATCGCGGTCATCCGCGCCCTGGCGGCCAAGGGCATGACCATGATCATGGCCACCCACCAGATCAGCCTCATCGCCACCCTGGCCGACGAGATCCTGTTCATGGAGGGCGGCGTGATCGTCGAGCAGGGATCGCCGGCCCAGCTGCTGGCGCCGGGCAGCCGCAGCAAGAGCCAGGGGTTCTGCGACCGGCTCAACGACCTGGCCGACGGCACCTACTGA
- a CDS encoding amino acid ABC transporter permease: MPASLAVIADSLPYLLAGAINTAGIVVLAMLLGLALGIVIAIGLVYGNRLLRLLLGFYVWFFRGVPVLVLLFLFYFGLFTYLNLPLNAFFSVAVVLGMTTGAYQANIFRGAILSLPRGQFRAASALGMSDVQTIRSIILPQVLRLSIPAWSNEYSIILKDSALAFVIGAPEIMARAQFVASRTYQHLPLYLTAGLLYFLLTWLGVWGLRKLEQRLRIPGYTHHSMP, encoded by the coding sequence ATGCCCGCTTCCCTGGCCGTCATCGCCGATTCCCTGCCCTATCTCCTTGCGGGGGCCATCAACACCGCCGGTATCGTTGTCCTGGCCATGTTGCTGGGCCTGGCGCTGGGCATTGTCATCGCGATCGGCCTGGTCTACGGCAACCGGCTGCTGCGCCTGCTGCTCGGGTTCTATGTCTGGTTTTTTCGCGGCGTGCCGGTGCTGGTGCTGCTCTTTCTTTTCTATTTCGGCCTGTTCACCTACTTGAACCTGCCCTTGAACGCCTTTTTCTCGGTGGCCGTGGTGCTCGGCATGACCACCGGCGCCTACCAGGCCAACATCTTCAGGGGCGCGATCCTCTCCCTGCCGCGCGGTCAGTTCCGGGCCGCCAGCGCCCTGGGAATGAGCGATGTCCAGACCATCCGTTCGATCATCCTGCCGCAGGTCCTGCGCCTGTCGATTCCGGCCTGGTCCAACGAATACTCGATCATCCTCAAGGATTCGGCCCTGGCCTTTGTCATCGGCGCCCCGGAGATCATGGCCCGCGCCCAGTTTGTGGCCTCGCGCACCTACCAGCATCTGCCCCTCTACCTCACCGCCGGCCTGCTCTATTTTCTCCTCACCTGGCTCGGGGTCTGGGGCCTGCGCAAACTGGAGCAGCGGCTCCGCATCCCCGGCTACACCCACCACTCGATGCCATGA
- a CDS encoding ABC transporter substrate-binding protein produces MLRNALLILACALMLFSGSASAATKLVNGIDANFPPFAFIDKTGAPSGFDVEAMNWIAKDMGVAVSHQPIEWDGIITSLLTKKIDIIASGMSITPDRAKQVNFTLPYWVIKQVMVTKKGSPLTIDAILSGKKILGVQQGTSEAKWLKEQAAAKGWNFELRYYNSSPLAVEDLLNGRIDAAAMDDAPAKDAAAKKEVQVLGTFGMEQEEFGYAVRKGDQELLDKVNASLKKLMASPDWEALKKKYELEK; encoded by the coding sequence ATGCTCCGCAACGCTCTGCTCATCCTGGCCTGTGCCCTGATGCTCTTCTCCGGCTCCGCCTCGGCGGCCACCAAACTGGTCAACGGCATCGACGCCAACTTCCCGCCCTTCGCCTTCATCGACAAAACCGGCGCGCCCAGTGGCTTCGATGTCGAGGCCATGAACTGGATCGCCAAGGACATGGGGGTTGCGGTCAGTCACCAGCCAATCGAGTGGGACGGCATCATCACCAGCCTGCTCACCAAGAAGATCGACATCATCGCCTCGGGCATGAGCATCACTCCGGACCGCGCCAAGCAGGTCAACTTCACCCTTCCCTACTGGGTGATCAAGCAGGTGATGGTCACCAAGAAGGGTTCGCCGCTGACCATCGACGCCATCTTGAGCGGCAAGAAGATTCTCGGCGTCCAGCAGGGCACCTCCGAGGCCAAGTGGCTGAAGGAACAGGCCGCGGCCAAGGGATGGAACTTTGAGCTGCGTTACTACAACTCCTCGCCGCTGGCGGTGGAGGACCTGCTCAACGGCCGCATCGACGCCGCCGCCATGGATGACGCCCCGGCCAAGGATGCCGCCGCCAAGAAGGAGGTACAGGTGCTCGGCACCTTCGGCATGGAGCAGGAGGAATTCGGCTATGCGGTGCGCAAGGGCGATCAGGAGCTGCTCGACAAGGTCAACGCCAGCCTCAAGAAGCTGATGGCTTCTCCCGACTGGGAAGCGCTGAAAAAGAAATACGAGCTGGAAAAATAA
- a CDS encoding hybrid sensor histidine kinase/response regulator, with translation MKSRTARRRAPNLAFKLKLGFGAAFFLIVLILAAWLFSLFLANQARKTISASVAIERTALNMDRLLEKARRLHNDFLLQYSRIGLTEAREQFAQPSVRLIAEAVAASAELKKLLAQSEIGVHLQPHHVDLNLYLALAKRFADTSLESIDLVTRLAAPERGLEATFDQLLHGVRADIASSPSLHALSRQLLDDYQQYRITRQRPLMQSAFNALAALRRQLDASPQLSADAIGNVRDKIDRLRRTGEEILATDLAIKNKLHDFNLQTGIAQPIAQLLINQAGIEVGQAQITIIRTLQTAAVLLTLVALVAIWAGVLISRFISGQITQRITALTECAAQMQRGRLSTMAAEQPADELGMLGRTLNLMSAQIGELVDDLEAKVDQRTLQLRESEHRFRQIANELPTVGIIGFDDHRNILFWNRTCERLYGTNAQETLGKQVEHVIVPEGERLHLGERLQQWIAGAGQLPAQEALFRSAHGDPVPVHVSYFAVTGPQGRTERYSLHFDLTELKKVQAESALRESIYRSLFEHTSSGVGVLQAIEDGQDFLIKDVNPAAERIEGFPRQDLIGQHLVKHFPGVEPTGLLARMREVWQSGEPVVLPPMLYQFGNRHRWRQGHLYRIPSGEVVFVYDDITQLKENERERAAMEAQLQRSRKMEAIGLLAGGVAHDLNNILSGIVSYPDLLLMQLAPDSTLRKPILAIQESGQRAAAVVADLLTVARGVSSERKLCALTTLIDEYLHSPEHEALLAHHPGVRCQTEYAPDLWPLSCSPIHVKKSLMNLMTNGAEAIEYTGRIIIRTRNEVLAPDLARRHAVEPGRYVVLEVADSGSGIAQADIDHIFEPFYTRKVMGRSGTGLGLAVVWNTIQDHRGAVMVSSSDQGTTFALFFPASEQNPGGTAEQRDTHAVRGNGETILIVDDEPLQRDIASQLLQSLGYQTATAASGEEAVEYLQGCRVDLVLLDMLMGPGINGRQTYERIIVRHPGQKALIASGFSESDEVRAALRLGVGGYLQKPYSLQTLAKAVSKLLQPPWQPLSGPPAAAAAPAAAWKSR, from the coding sequence ATGAAGAGCCGCACCGCCCGCAGACGCGCCCCCAACCTCGCCTTTAAACTCAAGCTGGGCTTTGGCGCCGCCTTTTTCCTCATCGTCCTGATCCTCGCCGCGTGGCTGTTTTCCCTGTTCCTTGCCAACCAGGCGAGGAAAACCATCAGTGCGTCCGTGGCCATCGAGCGCACCGCGCTCAACATGGACCGGCTGTTGGAAAAAGCTCGCCGCCTGCACAACGATTTTCTCCTCCAGTACAGTCGCATCGGCTTGACCGAAGCCCGCGAACAATTTGCCCAGCCTTCGGTGCGGTTGATCGCCGAAGCGGTTGCCGCCAGCGCCGAACTGAAAAAGCTGCTCGCCCAGTCCGAAATCGGGGTGCATCTGCAACCGCATCATGTCGACCTGAACCTCTACCTTGCCCTGGCCAAACGTTTTGCCGACACCTCGCTCGAATCCATCGACCTGGTCACCCGTCTCGCCGCTCCGGAGCGAGGACTGGAGGCCACCTTCGACCAGCTGCTCCATGGGGTGCGAGCCGATATCGCTTCTTCACCCTCGTTGCATGCCTTGAGCCGTCAACTCCTGGACGACTATCAGCAGTACCGCATCACCCGGCAACGACCGCTGATGCAGTCGGCCTTCAACGCCTTGGCCGCCCTGCGCCGGCAGTTGGACGCATCCCCTCAACTTTCCGCCGATGCGATCGGAAATGTTCGAGACAAGATTGACAGGCTGCGGCGCACAGGCGAGGAGATTCTGGCCACCGATCTGGCGATCAAGAACAAGCTCCACGATTTCAATCTGCAGACCGGTATCGCCCAGCCGATTGCCCAACTGCTGATCAACCAGGCCGGCATCGAGGTCGGTCAGGCCCAGATCACCATCATCCGCACCCTCCAGACCGCCGCTGTGCTGCTGACCCTGGTGGCGCTGGTGGCGATCTGGGCCGGTGTGCTGATCAGCCGCTTCATCTCCGGCCAGATCACCCAACGGATTACCGCGTTGACCGAGTGCGCGGCCCAGATGCAGCGGGGCCGGCTGAGCACCATGGCCGCCGAACAACCTGCCGACGAACTGGGAATGCTGGGCCGGACGCTGAACCTGATGAGCGCCCAGATCGGAGAGTTGGTCGACGATCTGGAGGCAAAGGTCGATCAGCGAACCCTGCAACTGCGCGAAAGCGAACACCGCTTCCGCCAGATCGCCAACGAACTGCCCACCGTGGGGATCATCGGATTTGACGACCACAGGAACATCCTTTTCTGGAACCGGACCTGCGAACGACTCTATGGCACCAATGCCCAGGAAACCCTGGGCAAACAGGTCGAACACGTCATCGTCCCCGAAGGAGAGCGGCTCCATCTGGGTGAACGGCTGCAGCAATGGATTGCCGGGGCGGGGCAACTTCCTGCGCAAGAGGCCTTGTTTCGGTCGGCCCATGGCGATCCGGTCCCGGTGCATGTCTCCTATTTCGCCGTGACCGGGCCACAAGGCCGTACCGAACGGTACAGCCTGCATTTCGACCTCACCGAACTGAAGAAGGTGCAGGCAGAGAGCGCCCTGCGCGAGTCGATCTACCGCAGCCTGTTCGAGCACACCAGCAGCGGCGTCGGGGTTCTGCAGGCGATTGAGGACGGCCAAGACTTTCTCATCAAGGATGTGAATCCCGCAGCCGAACGGATCGAGGGCTTTCCCCGCCAAGATCTGATCGGCCAGCACCTGGTCAAACACTTTCCCGGCGTCGAGCCCACCGGCCTGTTGGCCCGGATGCGGGAGGTCTGGCAAAGCGGCGAGCCGGTGGTCCTCCCCCCCATGCTCTACCAGTTCGGGAACCGCCACCGTTGGCGGCAAGGACACCTGTACCGGATTCCCTCCGGCGAGGTGGTCTTTGTCTATGACGACATTACCCAACTCAAGGAGAACGAACGGGAACGGGCCGCCATGGAGGCCCAGTTGCAGCGCTCCCGCAAGATGGAAGCCATTGGCCTGTTGGCCGGCGGCGTGGCCCATGATCTCAACAACATCCTCTCGGGCATTGTCAGCTATCCCGATCTGCTGCTGATGCAGCTCGCCCCGGACAGCACGCTGCGCAAGCCGATACTGGCCATTCAGGAGTCCGGGCAGCGGGCCGCAGCGGTGGTGGCGGATCTGCTCACCGTGGCCCGCGGCGTGAGCAGCGAGCGTAAACTGTGTGCGCTCACCACCCTGATCGACGAATATCTGCATTCACCGGAACATGAGGCCCTGCTCGCCCACCATCCCGGCGTCCGCTGTCAGACCGAATACGCCCCTGATCTCTGGCCCCTGTCGTGTTCGCCCATCCACGTCAAAAAGAGCCTGATGAACCTGATGACCAACGGTGCCGAGGCCATCGAATATACGGGCCGGATCATCATTCGTACCCGCAACGAAGTCCTGGCACCGGACCTGGCCCGCCGGCACGCCGTTGAGCCGGGCCGCTACGTGGTGCTCGAGGTGGCCGACTCCGGTTCCGGTATCGCCCAGGCCGATATCGATCACATCTTCGAGCCTTTCTATACCCGCAAGGTAATGGGCCGCAGCGGCACCGGCCTCGGTCTGGCCGTGGTGTGGAATACCATCCAGGATCACCGGGGCGCGGTCATGGTGAGCAGCAGCGACCAGGGGACGACCTTCGCCCTCTTTTTCCCGGCCTCGGAACAGAACCCTGGAGGCACTGCCGAACAACGGGATACCCATGCGGTGCGGGGCAACGGAGAGACCATCCTTATTGTCGATGACGAACCGCTGCAACGGGATATCGCCAGTCAGCTCCTCCAATCCCTCGGCTACCAGACGGCAACCGCGGCCTCGGGCGAGGAGGCGGTCGAGTATCTGCAGGGCTGCCGGGTGGATCTGGTGCTCCTGGACATGCTCATGGGGCCAGGCATCAACGGCCGCCAGACCTATGAACGGATCATCGTCCGCCATCCAGGCCAGAAGGCCTTGATCGCCAGCGGGTTCTCGGAAAGCGACGAGGTCCGCGCCGCCCTGCGTTTGGGAGTGGGCGGCTATCTGCAAAAACCCTACTCCCTGCAGACGTTGGCCAAGGCGGTGAGCAAGCTCCTGCAACCGCCATGGCAGCCGCTTTCCGGTCCTCCGGCCGCGGCCGCTGCACCGGCAGCCGCCTGGAAATCCCGTTGA
- a CDS encoding branched-chain amino acid ABC transporter substrate-binding protein translates to MPLARFCRLLILLLSPVLLAACDHEPPKPVCSDPLGCVVIGPAEPVKIGVIQALSGKVAALGQEQLRGLELALNARERTVAGHPVALQTEDDGCTSEGGANAALKVVADPQTVAIFGSTCSGAAATAAKVMSDAGLSMISGNNSAPFLTAIGGERAPNWQPGYFRTAPNEEHSGETAATYAYHTLGIRRAATINDNDIYTRGLTDGFVRTFTKLGGTIVLDTAINKGDSNMGPVLDAVSQSQAELLFFPLFQPEGNHLLTQARNHAQLGALVLMSDGALIEHSFLAAMGDLARGMYFVGPGPAATSRSKELAQTYLDTFKAQPAASYYQSGFDAANLLFLAIEQAVVRQADGSLLLGREALRRTLYAMTGVDGVTGSLSCDPFGDCASAVFNVLRLDDPAAGVSGLQRNIQFSHAPQRQLAVAPATGPNRP, encoded by the coding sequence ATGCCCCTGGCTCGGTTTTGCCGTCTGCTTATTCTCCTCCTTTCCCCTGTCCTGCTCGCCGCCTGCGACCATGAGCCCCCCAAGCCAGTCTGCAGCGACCCCCTGGGCTGCGTCGTCATCGGCCCGGCGGAGCCGGTCAAGATCGGGGTCATCCAGGCGCTTTCCGGCAAGGTCGCGGCTTTGGGGCAGGAGCAGCTTCGGGGACTGGAGCTGGCGCTGAATGCCCGGGAACGCACGGTGGCCGGCCATCCCGTGGCCCTGCAGACCGAGGACGACGGCTGTACCAGCGAGGGCGGGGCCAATGCCGCGCTCAAGGTCGTGGCCGATCCGCAGACCGTGGCTATTTTCGGCTCCACCTGCTCGGGCGCCGCGGCCACGGCCGCCAAGGTCATGTCCGACGCCGGATTGAGCATGATCTCCGGCAACAACAGCGCCCCCTTCCTAACCGCCATCGGCGGCGAACGGGCGCCCAACTGGCAGCCCGGCTACTTCCGCACCGCACCCAACGAAGAGCATTCCGGTGAAACCGCGGCCACCTATGCCTACCACACACTCGGCATCCGCCGGGCAGCAACCATCAATGACAACGACATCTACACCCGCGGATTGACGGACGGCTTTGTCCGAACCTTCACCAAATTGGGCGGGACCATCGTGCTCGACACCGCCATCAACAAGGGGGACAGCAACATGGGGCCGGTCCTGGACGCCGTGAGCCAATCACAGGCAGAGCTGCTCTTTTTCCCGCTCTTTCAACCCGAAGGCAACCACTTGCTCACCCAGGCGCGCAACCACGCACAGCTCGGTGCCCTGGTGCTGATGAGCGATGGCGCCCTGATCGAACATTCCTTTCTCGCCGCCATGGGCGACCTGGCCCGGGGCATGTACTTTGTCGGCCCTGGCCCGGCCGCCACGTCCCGCAGCAAAGAATTGGCGCAAACCTATCTCGACACCTTCAAGGCCCAGCCCGCGGCCAGTTATTACCAGAGCGGCTTTGATGCCGCCAACCTGCTCTTTCTCGCCATTGAACAGGCAGTCGTGCGGCAGGCCGATGGCAGCCTGCTCCTGGGCCGCGAGGCGTTGCGGCGCACCCTGTACGCCATGACCGGCGTGGACGGCGTCACCGGCAGCCTGAGTTGCGATCCGTTCGGCGACTGCGCCTCCGCGGTCTTCAACGTCCTCCGCCTGGACGACCCGGCTGCCGGGGTGTCGGGATTGCAGCGCAACATTCAATTTTCCCATGCGCCCCAGCGGCAACTGGCCGTTGCACCGGCAACCGGACCCAACCGGCCATGA
- a CDS encoding ABC-F family ATP-binding cassette domain-containing protein: protein MCALLSCQGLSKAFGAQTLFSGVTLMINEGDKVGLIGPNGSGKSTLLKIFCGLEQADSGTVFTQKLIRTSYVAQEDAFDEAASCADNLTAAVRALDIDAAEQYNRVHALLSRAQFADPEQPVHLLSGGWRKRLAVCRALVTRPDVLIMDEPTNHLDIEGILWLEKLLGSALPESPSAVLLVSHDRRFLENTVNRVIELAPVYPEGSFQVRGTYADFLDKKAEYLLQRQSLEERLSNRMRRETEWLRRGPKARATKARYRIEEAGRLQEELGDVRSRNRSVGQVGIVFEGTQRKTKKLLVATGLRKGFDASPLFSGLDLTLTPGTRLGLLGRNGSGKSTLMRILAAADREDGLKPDQGTIATADKVRIVSFDQRREQLDTSVTLRRALAPDGDSILYQGQSVHVVTWAKRFLFRTDQLETPVYRLSGGEQARILIARLMLQPADILLLDEPTNDLDIPSLDVLEESLCEFPGALVLVTHDRFLLDRVCNLVLGFDGQGRADYFADYEQWLTMMQERDRRDTPKSPVTVKDKPPAKARPGKLSYMDQREYDQMEERILAAEARLGELEALMASPEVMANPAQLHRYWEEQQELQTKTEQLYDRWDELEQRRQG from the coding sequence ATGTGTGCATTGCTCAGCTGCCAGGGATTGTCCAAGGCCTTCGGGGCCCAAACCCTGTTTTCCGGCGTCACCCTGATGATCAACGAAGGCGACAAGGTCGGCCTGATCGGTCCCAACGGCTCGGGCAAGTCGACCCTGCTCAAGATCTTCTGCGGCCTGGAGCAGGCCGACAGCGGCACGGTGTTCACCCAAAAACTGATCCGCACCAGCTATGTGGCCCAAGAGGATGCGTTTGACGAAGCGGCCAGCTGCGCCGACAACCTCACGGCGGCGGTGCGAGCGCTCGATATCGACGCCGCCGAGCAGTACAATCGGGTGCACGCCCTGCTCAGCCGCGCCCAATTCGCCGATCCCGAGCAACCGGTACACCTCCTGTCCGGCGGCTGGCGTAAGCGACTGGCCGTCTGCCGGGCCTTGGTCACCCGGCCGGACGTGCTGATCATGGACGAGCCCACCAACCACCTGGACATCGAGGGCATTCTCTGGCTGGAAAAACTTCTCGGATCCGCCCTGCCCGAAAGCCCGTCCGCCGTGCTCCTGGTCAGCCATGACCGCCGTTTCCTGGAAAACACGGTCAACCGGGTGATTGAACTGGCGCCGGTCTACCCCGAGGGTTCGTTCCAGGTGCGCGGCACCTATGCCGATTTCCTCGATAAAAAAGCCGAGTACCTTCTCCAGCGGCAAAGCCTGGAGGAACGGCTGAGCAACAGGATGCGGCGCGAGACCGAATGGCTGCGCCGGGGCCCCAAGGCTCGGGCCACCAAGGCCCGCTATCGGATCGAAGAGGCGGGACGGTTGCAGGAAGAATTGGGCGATGTCCGCAGCAGAAACCGTTCCGTGGGTCAGGTGGGCATCGTCTTTGAAGGCACCCAGCGCAAAACCAAGAAACTCCTGGTGGCCACCGGCCTGCGCAAGGGGTTTGACGCATCCCCCCTCTTTTCCGGCCTTGACCTCACCCTCACCCCCGGCACGCGCCTTGGCTTGCTGGGCCGCAACGGCAGCGGCAAATCGACCTTGATGCGGATCCTCGCCGCCGCCGACCGAGAAGACGGGCTCAAACCGGACCAGGGCACCATCGCCACCGCCGACAAGGTGCGCATCGTCAGTTTCGACCAGCGGCGCGAGCAGTTGGACACCTCGGTCACCCTGCGCCGCGCCCTGGCTCCGGACGGCGACAGCATCCTCTATCAAGGCCAGAGTGTGCACGTGGTCACCTGGGCCAAGCGTTTTCTCTTCCGTACCGATCAACTGGAAACCCCGGTCTACCGTCTCTCCGGCGGCGAGCAGGCCCGGATTCTCATTGCCCGGTTGATGCTCCAACCCGCCGACATCCTTCTGCTCGACGAACCGACCAACGATCTCGACATTCCCTCGCTCGACGTGCTCGAAGAGAGCCTGTGCGAATTTCCCGGCGCCCTGGTGCTGGTCACCCACGACCGGTTCCTCCTCGACCGGGTGTGCAACCTGGTGCTCGGCTTTGACGGCCAAGGACGAGCGGATTATTTCGCCGACTACGAGCAGTGGCTGACCATGATGCAGGAACGGGACCGCCGGGACACGCCCAAGAGCCCGGTTACCGTCAAGGACAAACCCCCGGCCAAGGCACGGCCCGGCAAGCTCTCCTATATGGATCAGCGCGAATACGACCAGATGGAGGAACGGATCCTGGCCGCCGAAGCCCGGTTGGGAGAGCTGGAAGCCCTGATGGCCTCGCCGGAGGTGATGGCCAACCCGGCCCAACTGCACCGCTACTGGGAAGAACAGCAGGAACTGCAGACCAAGACCGAACAGCTCTACGACCGCTGGGACGAACTCGAACAGCGCCGGCAGGGCTGA
- the pheA gene encoding prephenate dehydratase: protein MDDKLNIPQVRKRIDQIDDTILELLKERLDCAKTIGLLKNETNRAKWDPQRELEIYDRLRTNNNDIFPYKALRSIFHEIITTCRLSQRKASVAYLGPEATFSHLAGVKYFGQTAEYLPMESIAEVFEEVEKERVQYGIVPVENSIEGAVTYSLDAFMKYKVKICGEIQLAITHNLVNRSGNVEDIQTVASHSQPLAQCRNWLRKHLPKIPTLEVFSTGTAAQMAANNPNVGAIASSLAINTYGLQVVVPGIEDYQGNTTRFLVIGRKSPKKSGCDKTSILIGLINRPGALNEILTILSAKNIDLAKIESRPTKDKQWKYLFFLDMIGHIEDPVIHEACNILKQICAYFELLGSYPRADDINVNGDIA from the coding sequence ATGGACGACAAATTGAACATCCCGCAGGTAAGGAAACGCATTGACCAGATCGACGACACCATCCTGGAACTGCTGAAGGAGCGGCTTGATTGCGCCAAGACCATCGGCCTGCTGAAGAACGAAACCAACCGGGCCAAATGGGACCCGCAGCGCGAGCTGGAAATCTACGATCGGCTGCGCACCAACAACAACGATATTTTCCCCTACAAGGCCCTGCGCTCGATCTTCCACGAAATCATCACCACCTGCCGGTTGTCGCAGCGCAAGGCCAGCGTGGCCTATCTCGGCCCGGAGGCGACTTTTTCCCACCTGGCGGGTGTCAAGTACTTCGGCCAGACCGCCGAATACCTGCCCATGGAGTCGATCGCCGAGGTCTTTGAGGAGGTGGAAAAGGAACGAGTCCAGTATGGCATCGTCCCGGTGGAAAACTCGATCGAGGGCGCGGTCACCTATTCGCTCGACGCCTTCATGAAATACAAGGTCAAGATCTGCGGCGAGATCCAGCTGGCCATTACCCATAACCTCGTCAACCGCTCGGGCAACGTCGAGGACATCCAGACCGTGGCCTCCCATTCCCAGCCGCTGGCCCAGTGCCGCAACTGGCTGCGGAAGCACCTGCCCAAGATCCCCACCCTGGAAGTCTTTTCCACCGGCACCGCCGCCCAGATGGCGGCCAACAACCCCAACGTCGGCGCCATCGCCAGCTCGCTGGCCATCAACACCTACGGCCTGCAGGTGGTGGTGCCCGGCATCGAGGATTACCAGGGCAACACCACCCGTTTCCTGGTTATCGGCCGCAAGTCACCCAAGAAGAGTGGCTGCGACAAGACCTCGATCCTCATCGGCCTGATCAACCGTCCCGGCGCCCTCAACGAGATCCTGACCATCCTCTCGGCCAAGAATATCGACCTGGCCAAGATCGAATCGCGGCCAACCAAGGACAAGCAGTGGAAATATCTGTTCTTCCTTGACATGATCGGCCACATTGAGGATCCGGTCATCCATGAGGCGTGCAACATCCTCAAGCAGATCTGTGCCTACTTCGAGCTGCTCGGCTCCTACCCCAGGGCCGACGATATCAACGTCAACGGCGACATCGCCTAG
- a CDS encoding RNA recognition motif domain-containing protein translates to MKLFIGSLPYNITESELSELCAPFGDVVSAKLILDQFTGQSKGFGFVEMANRSQGHKVMDGLNGKEYNHRTLVCNEAKPPAKKGQRRR, encoded by the coding sequence ATGAAACTTTTCATCGGCAGTCTTCCATATAATATAACCGAATCCGAGCTTTCCGAATTGTGCGCTCCGTTTGGCGACGTGGTCAGCGCCAAGTTGATTCTTGACCAGTTCACGGGGCAATCCAAGGGTTTTGGTTTTGTCGAGATGGCCAATCGCTCGCAGGGGCACAAGGTTATGGACGGTTTGAACGGCAAGGAATACAACCACCGCACCCTGGTGTGCAACGAAGCAAAACCACCGGCCAAGAAGGGCCAGAGGCGTCGATAA